Proteins encoded by one window of Culicoides brevitarsis isolate CSIRO-B50_1 chromosome 2, AGI_CSIRO_Cbre_v1, whole genome shotgun sequence:
- the LOC134830406 gene encoding CLIP-associating protein isoform X1 produces the protein MAYHKPIDLDGFIELMGKTDMRVRAQLADDLVAYLQDGDNSIECLDLGSLIDGLVLWMNGSHFKIAQRALESYIEIIGRLEHDFIAYVSTVLPHVIDRLGDNKDTVREKAQALLQKLLECKVLTPQTLVDKLSVNCFKHKNAKVREEFLTTIVSTLNEYGTQSLVVKAYIPPIVLLLGDPHVSVRECALQTLVDIYKHVGDKLRADLKKRDVPPAKMATLEQKFDEARNDGLLLPSAFTANTFGSDDVDNATMPRPTKLVKRTVSATPRKFGGGGDATPSNLEAGAVSAEIFEASFEQVPVINIFTQRDMDDQMKQINTIVGDKTQHWEKRVEALKKLRTMLMMNVQTNPNFPQQLKDLSISFLDILKELRSQVIREACITLAYMSKVLKNKLDQFCIYILQELINLIQNSAKIISSAGLISLEYIIRYTHAPKLVPIVTQNLMQSKSKDIRSALSKILILLFEEWPTRALEKNQTILRDALKKGIADADSDARRYSRIAFWGFRRHFPDLADQLFGNLDPSTQRSVDKERDGGGSSGAVSMSASLRGSNTSLNSMPGGVLKRRTSSGLRSPAATQPSVAPASTSTSTENLAGRFSRIPTLPRNYNRFRSGIPVMHRDSSNIRAGFRSVSAVDTAAAQRARARAQYSNMSRLKVSSGAASLQGQYAQQARAKKLAASSATPTQASPERQVRTSRVSQSQPTSRSTSPSSRLHSVHSVYSAYRQTGAIPKKTSGIPRSLANSRETSPTRNYGSLRRNVYGTGATPQRRNERPPMNPGRPVLAQKMLQASREAENALADALSPQDEHDMSSDFSRLGIHRKQSRDESDESEASSVCSERSFDSYRRGGEPYSWNGSRSRLDSSRVVIEDIEVIIQYCASSHWSERKDGLISLTDYLSQGQILNSQQLQCILDLFRKMFMDPHVKVYALFLDTVNELILAHSQDLHDWLFILLTRLFNKLGTDLLASMLSKIWKTLQLVYEYFPADLQMSCVFRILADNVQTPNVKTKHATVKFLSDLAQKYCKPEQFVSSPPADKAMVKIIQYAIDPKSMELRGTARLCIVHLYNCNTAAMTILLSGLPKQSQDTAKNIISSSIRRSTSGTNSPSSPLSCSSPKPVLSPSSISGPFSLKNHPSPRSSRQTSVEADSINTEEVYKHLRKTTAEIQNYSFENKLDRDANSKDSGISQMGDHGHNENNLFSLPTNGYNGHFGLDTGDSCNGSKTQSATTTESNTPENTVRMDGMDGTRQQPKKHNFTIGDNGELVLTDKNLKESEIVKTAITLKVEDDAEFIVQSLSNLAVCIKYGNGEVPSKNFKALLKMILSLIESNNSLIVIAALQTLSKILRSTEMQQSWSNFLELIVLKYIDNYKTSKEVQREIDLMIPRLARVLPLEPTVAILNPVIATGEYPCNLCALKLLTEIVDTQGQDMNEGQLDLLMPNIARLTEDQQSMVRKAAVFCIVKLYVKMGEDKVKPKLQLLNSSKIRLLNVYIQKALSGTKSTS, from the exons atggcaTATCACAAGCCAATTGATCTAGATGGGTTCATTGAGCTCATGGGAAAGACTGATATGCGTGTCAGAGCGCAGCTAGCAGATGACTTGGTAGCATATTTGCAGGATGGAGACAACTCCATAGAGTGCCTGGATCTTGGATCGCTCATCGATGGATTGGTACTTTGGATGAATGGCAGTCATTTTAAA ATCGCACAGCGAGCCCTTGAGTCATACATCGAGATAATCGGTCGACTGGAGCACGATTTCATCGCGTACGTCTCAACAGTACTCCCGCACGTGATCGACCGCCTGGGCGACAACAAAGACACAGTGCGCGAAAAGGCGCAAGCTCTCCTCCAAAAGTTGCTGGAATGCAAGGTGCTGACTCCGCAAACGCTCGTCGATAAGCTCTCCGTGAATTGcttcaaacacaaaaacgCCAAAGTGCGCGAAGAGTTCCTCACCACGATCGTGAGCACTTTGAACGAGTACGGAACCCAATCGCTCGTCGTCAAAGCTTATATTCCGCCAATCGTCCTGCTTCTGGGGGATCCGCATGTGTCGGTGCGCGAATGTGCGCTGCAAACCTTGGTGGATATCTACAAACACGTCGGCGACAAATTGCGAGCAGATTTGAAGAAACGTGATGTGCCGCCCGCCAAAATGGCAACGTTAGAGCAGAAATTCGACGAGGCACGAAATGACGGCTTGTTACTCCCGTCAGCTTTTACCGCAAACACTTTTGGCTCGGATGACGTCGATAACGCGACAATGCCGCGTCCCACGAAACTCGTGAAGCGAACGGTGTCGGCGACTCCGCGGAAATTCGGAGGCGGTGGCGATGCGACGCCCAGCAATTTGGAAGCGGGCGCTGTGTCGGCGGAAATTTTCGAGGCATCCTTCGAACAAGTAcctgtaataaatattttcacgcAACGTGACATGGACGACCAAATGAAGCAAATTAACACAATTGTCGGCGATAAGACGCAGCATTGGGAGAAACGTGTCGAAGCG CTCAAGAAACTACGaacgatgttgatgatgaacgTTCAAACGAATCCAAATTTTCCGCAGCAACTAAAAGATTTGTCAATTTCATTCCTCGACATCTTGAAAGAGTTGCGATCTCag gtAATTCGTGAAGCGTGCATCACCCTTGCGTACATGAGCAAAGTACTGAAGAACAAACTTGACCAGTTTTGCATTTACATTTTGCAAGAACTCATTAACTTGATACAAAATTCCGCGAAAATTATCAGCAGTGCCGGCTTGATTTCCCTCGAATACATCATTCGCTATACACACGCACCCAAATTAGTGCCGATTGTCACGCAAAATCTCATGCAATCCAAGTCGAAAGACATCCGTTCGGCattgtcgaaaattttaattctacttTTTGAGGAGTGGCCGACGCGAGCTCTCGAGAAAAATCAAACGATATTACGGGATGCACTCAAAAAGGGAATTGCGGATGCCGATAGTGATGCCAGGAGATACAGTAGaat tgcaTTTTGGGGCTTTCGACGACACTTCCCAGATTTGGCAGATCAGCTTTTTGGCAACTTGGATCCATCGACACAGCGAAGCGTGGACAAAGAACGCGACGGAGGCGGAAGTTCAGGTGCAGTTTCGATGAGTGCTAGTCTCCGCGGGAGCAATACAAGTCTTAATTCTATGCCTGGTGGTGTTTTAA AACGCAGAACCTCAAGTGGATTAAGAAGTCCCGCAGCGACTCAACCCTCAG tCGCTCCCGCTTCTACAAGTACAAGCACGGAAAATCTCGCTGGCCGATTTTCTCGTATCCCAACGCTCCCCCGAAATTATAACAGATTCCGTAGTGGCATTCCCGTAATGCATCGTGACTCAAGTAACATAAGAG CTGGATTTCGTAGTGTTTCGGCTGTTGATACTGCGGCTGCACAGAGAGCGCGCGCTAGAGCTCAATATTCCAATATGTCTCGATTGAAAGTCAGTTCAGGAGCTGCTTCGTTAC AGGGCCAATATGCACAACAAG caCGCGCCAAGAAACTTGCAGCTTCATCGGCAACTCCCACACAGGCATCACCTGAAAGGCAAGTTCGAACAAGTCGAGTGTCACAATCGCAAC cgACTTCTCGTAGCACATCGCCATCATCCCGTCTCCACTCCGTACATTCTGTATACTCCGCTTACCGTCAAACCGGTGCCATTCCCAAAAAGACATCCGGTATCCCGCGATCTCTCGCCAATTCACGTGAAACTAGTCCGACACGCAACTACGGATCGCTCCGACGTAACGTTTATGGCACCGGCGCCACGCCCCAGCGTCGTAACGAGCGACCTCCCATGAATCCGGGACGTCCTGTGCTCGCCCAAAAGATGTTGCAAGCAAGTCGGGAGGCGGAAAATGCTTTAGCTGACGCTTTGTCGCCGCAAGACGAACACGACATGTCGAGCGATTTCTCCCGTTTGGGCATCCATCGGAAACAATCGCGTGACGAAAGCGACGAAAGTGAGGCTTCTTCGGTTTGCAGTGAACGCAGCTTCGATTCGTATCGCAGAGGAGGCGAACCTTATTCGTGGAATGGATCGCGATCGCGTTTGGATAGCTCGCGTGTCGTTATCGAGGATATCGAAGTGATTATCCAGTATTGCGCGTCGAGTCATTGGTCTGAGCGGAAAGATGGGCTCATCAGTCTCACGGATTATTTGTCGCAAGGACAGATCCTGAATTCGCAGCAACTTCAATGCATCCTCGATTTGTTCCGGAAAATGTTTATGGATCCTCATGTCAAGGTCTATGCGTTATTTTTGGATACGGTGAACGAATTAATTTTGGCGCATTCGCAAGATTTGCACGATTGGCTCTTTATTTTGCTGACACGACTTTTCAACAAGCTCGGAACGGACTTGCTAGCTTCAATGCTGagtaaaatttggaaaacgCTCCAATTGGTGTACGAATATTTCCCGGCGGACCTTCAAATGTCGTgcgtttttcgaattttagcGGATAACGTGCAAACGCCAAATGTCAAGACGAAACATGCAACTGTCAAATTCCTCTCAGACCTCGCACAAAAGTATTGCAAGCCCGAGCAGTTTGTGAGTTCGCCGCCAGCTGACAAGGCTATGGTTAAAATCATTCAGTACGCCATCGATCCGAAGAGCATGGAGCTAAGAGGCACCGCAAGACTTTGTATTGTGCATCTTTACAATTGTAACACGGCGgca atGACGATCCTTTTGAGCGGATTGCCCAAACAATCACAAGACACAGCGAAAAATATTATCTCGTCGTCAATTCGTAGAAGTACTTCAg GAACAAACAGTCCCTCGTCACCATTATCGTGCTCAAGTCCGAAGCCAGTTTTGAGTCCATCGAGCATCAGTGGACcgttttctctcaaaaatcaTCCTA gtcCTCGATCATCTCGTCAGACGTCTGTCGAAGCAGATTCCATCAACACGGAAGAAGTTTACAAGCATCTTCGTAAGACAACTGCTGAAATTCAGAATTACAGTTTCGAAAATAAGTTGGATCGTGATGCGAATAGCAAAGATTCCGGCATTAGTCAGATGGGCGATCATGGgcataatgaaaataatttgttttcgtTGCCGACGAATGGTTATAATGGGCATTTCgg acTTGACACTGGCGACTCCTGCAATGGATCAAAAACGCAGTCAGCAACGACAACAGAGTCAAATACGCCGGAAAACACTGTTCGTATGGATGGCATGGACGGCACTCGACAACAGCCAAAGAAACATAACTTTACTATTGGTGACAATGGAGAATTGGTTTTAACTGACa aaaatctCAAAGAAAGTGAAATCGTGAAGACGGCCATTACGTTAAAAGTTGAAGACGATGCTGAATTTATCGTTCAATCTCTCTCAAATCTGGCTGTGTGCATTAAATACGGAAATGGTGAAGTGCCgtcaaagaattttaa agcgcttttaaaaatgattttaagtttaattgagTCAAACAATTCCCTTATTGTGATTGCTGCCCTACAAACGCTCAGTAAAATATTACGCAGTACTGAAATGCAGCAAAGCTGGTCAAACTTTTTAGAGTTAATTGTCTTAAAATATATCGATAACTATAAGACGAGCAAGGAG gtccaACGCGAGATTGATTTGATGATTCCACGATTGGCGCGCGTCTTACCACTCGAACCAACAGTCGCCATTTTAAATCCCGTCATCGCTACAGGCGAATATCCCTGCAATTTGTGTGCATTGAAGCTTTTAACGGAAATCGTCGACACCCAAGGGCAAGATATGAACGAAGGGCAGTTGGATTTATTGATGCCAAATATCGCAAGA ttaaccGAGGATCAGCAGTCAATGGTGCGCAAAGCAGCCGTTTTTTGTATTGTCAAGTTGTATGTTAAGATGGGCGAGGACAAAGTCAAGCCGAAGCTTCAGCTATTGAACTCTAGCAAAATAAG atTGTTGAACGTGTACATCCAGAAAGCGCTAAGTGGGACAAAATCGACATCATGA
- the LOC134830406 gene encoding CLIP-associating protein isoform X2 → MAYHKPIDLDGFIELMGKTDMRVRAQLADDLVAYLQDGDNSIECLDLGSLIDGLVLWMNGSHFKIAQRALESYIEIIGRLEHDFIAYVSTVLPHVIDRLGDNKDTVREKAQALLQKLLECKVLTPQTLVDKLSVNCFKHKNAKVREEFLTTIVSTLNEYGTQSLVVKAYIPPIVLLLGDPHVSVRECALQTLVDIYKHVGDKLRADLKKRDVPPAKMATLEQKFDEARNDGLLLPSAFTANTFGSDDVDNATMPRPTKLVKRTVSATPRKFGGGGDATPSNLEAGAVSAEIFEASFEQVPVINIFTQRDMDDQMKQINTIVGDKTQHWEKRVEALKKLRTMLMMNVQTNPNFPQQLKDLSISFLDILKELRSQVIREACITLAYMSKVLKNKLDQFCIYILQELINLIQNSAKIISSAGLISLEYIIRYTHAPKLVPIVTQNLMQSKSKDIRSALSKILILLFEEWPTRALEKNQTILRDALKKGIADADSDARRYSRIAFWGFRRHFPDLADQLFGNLDPSTQRSVDKERDGGGSSGAVSMSASLRGSNTSLNSMPGGVLKRRTSSGLRSPAATQPSVAPASTSTSTENLAGRFSRIPTLPRNYNRFRSGIPVMHRDSSNIRAGFRSVSAVDTAAAQRARARAQYSNMSRLKVSSGAASLPRAKKLAASSATPTQASPERQVRTSRVSQSQPTSRSTSPSSRLHSVHSVYSAYRQTGAIPKKTSGIPRSLANSRETSPTRNYGSLRRNVYGTGATPQRRNERPPMNPGRPVLAQKMLQASREAENALADALSPQDEHDMSSDFSRLGIHRKQSRDESDESEASSVCSERSFDSYRRGGEPYSWNGSRSRLDSSRVVIEDIEVIIQYCASSHWSERKDGLISLTDYLSQGQILNSQQLQCILDLFRKMFMDPHVKVYALFLDTVNELILAHSQDLHDWLFILLTRLFNKLGTDLLASMLSKIWKTLQLVYEYFPADLQMSCVFRILADNVQTPNVKTKHATVKFLSDLAQKYCKPEQFVSSPPADKAMVKIIQYAIDPKSMELRGTARLCIVHLYNCNTAAMTILLSGLPKQSQDTAKNIISSSIRRSTSGTNSPSSPLSCSSPKPVLSPSSISGPFSLKNHPSPRSSRQTSVEADSINTEEVYKHLRKTTAEIQNYSFENKLDRDANSKDSGISQMGDHGHNENNLFSLPTNGYNGHFGLDTGDSCNGSKTQSATTTESNTPENTVRMDGMDGTRQQPKKHNFTIGDNGELVLTDKNLKESEIVKTAITLKVEDDAEFIVQSLSNLAVCIKYGNGEVPSKNFKALLKMILSLIESNNSLIVIAALQTLSKILRSTEMQQSWSNFLELIVLKYIDNYKTSKEVQREIDLMIPRLARVLPLEPTVAILNPVIATGEYPCNLCALKLLTEIVDTQGQDMNEGQLDLLMPNIARLTEDQQSMVRKAAVFCIVKLYVKMGEDKVKPKLQLLNSSKIRLLNVYIQKALSGTKSTS, encoded by the exons atggcaTATCACAAGCCAATTGATCTAGATGGGTTCATTGAGCTCATGGGAAAGACTGATATGCGTGTCAGAGCGCAGCTAGCAGATGACTTGGTAGCATATTTGCAGGATGGAGACAACTCCATAGAGTGCCTGGATCTTGGATCGCTCATCGATGGATTGGTACTTTGGATGAATGGCAGTCATTTTAAA ATCGCACAGCGAGCCCTTGAGTCATACATCGAGATAATCGGTCGACTGGAGCACGATTTCATCGCGTACGTCTCAACAGTACTCCCGCACGTGATCGACCGCCTGGGCGACAACAAAGACACAGTGCGCGAAAAGGCGCAAGCTCTCCTCCAAAAGTTGCTGGAATGCAAGGTGCTGACTCCGCAAACGCTCGTCGATAAGCTCTCCGTGAATTGcttcaaacacaaaaacgCCAAAGTGCGCGAAGAGTTCCTCACCACGATCGTGAGCACTTTGAACGAGTACGGAACCCAATCGCTCGTCGTCAAAGCTTATATTCCGCCAATCGTCCTGCTTCTGGGGGATCCGCATGTGTCGGTGCGCGAATGTGCGCTGCAAACCTTGGTGGATATCTACAAACACGTCGGCGACAAATTGCGAGCAGATTTGAAGAAACGTGATGTGCCGCCCGCCAAAATGGCAACGTTAGAGCAGAAATTCGACGAGGCACGAAATGACGGCTTGTTACTCCCGTCAGCTTTTACCGCAAACACTTTTGGCTCGGATGACGTCGATAACGCGACAATGCCGCGTCCCACGAAACTCGTGAAGCGAACGGTGTCGGCGACTCCGCGGAAATTCGGAGGCGGTGGCGATGCGACGCCCAGCAATTTGGAAGCGGGCGCTGTGTCGGCGGAAATTTTCGAGGCATCCTTCGAACAAGTAcctgtaataaatattttcacgcAACGTGACATGGACGACCAAATGAAGCAAATTAACACAATTGTCGGCGATAAGACGCAGCATTGGGAGAAACGTGTCGAAGCG CTCAAGAAACTACGaacgatgttgatgatgaacgTTCAAACGAATCCAAATTTTCCGCAGCAACTAAAAGATTTGTCAATTTCATTCCTCGACATCTTGAAAGAGTTGCGATCTCag gtAATTCGTGAAGCGTGCATCACCCTTGCGTACATGAGCAAAGTACTGAAGAACAAACTTGACCAGTTTTGCATTTACATTTTGCAAGAACTCATTAACTTGATACAAAATTCCGCGAAAATTATCAGCAGTGCCGGCTTGATTTCCCTCGAATACATCATTCGCTATACACACGCACCCAAATTAGTGCCGATTGTCACGCAAAATCTCATGCAATCCAAGTCGAAAGACATCCGTTCGGCattgtcgaaaattttaattctacttTTTGAGGAGTGGCCGACGCGAGCTCTCGAGAAAAATCAAACGATATTACGGGATGCACTCAAAAAGGGAATTGCGGATGCCGATAGTGATGCCAGGAGATACAGTAGaat tgcaTTTTGGGGCTTTCGACGACACTTCCCAGATTTGGCAGATCAGCTTTTTGGCAACTTGGATCCATCGACACAGCGAAGCGTGGACAAAGAACGCGACGGAGGCGGAAGTTCAGGTGCAGTTTCGATGAGTGCTAGTCTCCGCGGGAGCAATACAAGTCTTAATTCTATGCCTGGTGGTGTTTTAA AACGCAGAACCTCAAGTGGATTAAGAAGTCCCGCAGCGACTCAACCCTCAG tCGCTCCCGCTTCTACAAGTACAAGCACGGAAAATCTCGCTGGCCGATTTTCTCGTATCCCAACGCTCCCCCGAAATTATAACAGATTCCGTAGTGGCATTCCCGTAATGCATCGTGACTCAAGTAACATAAGAG CTGGATTTCGTAGTGTTTCGGCTGTTGATACTGCGGCTGCACAGAGAGCGCGCGCTAGAGCTCAATATTCCAATATGTCTCGATTGAAAGTCAGTTCAGGAGCTGCTTCGTTAC caCGCGCCAAGAAACTTGCAGCTTCATCGGCAACTCCCACACAGGCATCACCTGAAAGGCAAGTTCGAACAAGTCGAGTGTCACAATCGCAAC cgACTTCTCGTAGCACATCGCCATCATCCCGTCTCCACTCCGTACATTCTGTATACTCCGCTTACCGTCAAACCGGTGCCATTCCCAAAAAGACATCCGGTATCCCGCGATCTCTCGCCAATTCACGTGAAACTAGTCCGACACGCAACTACGGATCGCTCCGACGTAACGTTTATGGCACCGGCGCCACGCCCCAGCGTCGTAACGAGCGACCTCCCATGAATCCGGGACGTCCTGTGCTCGCCCAAAAGATGTTGCAAGCAAGTCGGGAGGCGGAAAATGCTTTAGCTGACGCTTTGTCGCCGCAAGACGAACACGACATGTCGAGCGATTTCTCCCGTTTGGGCATCCATCGGAAACAATCGCGTGACGAAAGCGACGAAAGTGAGGCTTCTTCGGTTTGCAGTGAACGCAGCTTCGATTCGTATCGCAGAGGAGGCGAACCTTATTCGTGGAATGGATCGCGATCGCGTTTGGATAGCTCGCGTGTCGTTATCGAGGATATCGAAGTGATTATCCAGTATTGCGCGTCGAGTCATTGGTCTGAGCGGAAAGATGGGCTCATCAGTCTCACGGATTATTTGTCGCAAGGACAGATCCTGAATTCGCAGCAACTTCAATGCATCCTCGATTTGTTCCGGAAAATGTTTATGGATCCTCATGTCAAGGTCTATGCGTTATTTTTGGATACGGTGAACGAATTAATTTTGGCGCATTCGCAAGATTTGCACGATTGGCTCTTTATTTTGCTGACACGACTTTTCAACAAGCTCGGAACGGACTTGCTAGCTTCAATGCTGagtaaaatttggaaaacgCTCCAATTGGTGTACGAATATTTCCCGGCGGACCTTCAAATGTCGTgcgtttttcgaattttagcGGATAACGTGCAAACGCCAAATGTCAAGACGAAACATGCAACTGTCAAATTCCTCTCAGACCTCGCACAAAAGTATTGCAAGCCCGAGCAGTTTGTGAGTTCGCCGCCAGCTGACAAGGCTATGGTTAAAATCATTCAGTACGCCATCGATCCGAAGAGCATGGAGCTAAGAGGCACCGCAAGACTTTGTATTGTGCATCTTTACAATTGTAACACGGCGgca atGACGATCCTTTTGAGCGGATTGCCCAAACAATCACAAGACACAGCGAAAAATATTATCTCGTCGTCAATTCGTAGAAGTACTTCAg GAACAAACAGTCCCTCGTCACCATTATCGTGCTCAAGTCCGAAGCCAGTTTTGAGTCCATCGAGCATCAGTGGACcgttttctctcaaaaatcaTCCTA gtcCTCGATCATCTCGTCAGACGTCTGTCGAAGCAGATTCCATCAACACGGAAGAAGTTTACAAGCATCTTCGTAAGACAACTGCTGAAATTCAGAATTACAGTTTCGAAAATAAGTTGGATCGTGATGCGAATAGCAAAGATTCCGGCATTAGTCAGATGGGCGATCATGGgcataatgaaaataatttgttttcgtTGCCGACGAATGGTTATAATGGGCATTTCgg acTTGACACTGGCGACTCCTGCAATGGATCAAAAACGCAGTCAGCAACGACAACAGAGTCAAATACGCCGGAAAACACTGTTCGTATGGATGGCATGGACGGCACTCGACAACAGCCAAAGAAACATAACTTTACTATTGGTGACAATGGAGAATTGGTTTTAACTGACa aaaatctCAAAGAAAGTGAAATCGTGAAGACGGCCATTACGTTAAAAGTTGAAGACGATGCTGAATTTATCGTTCAATCTCTCTCAAATCTGGCTGTGTGCATTAAATACGGAAATGGTGAAGTGCCgtcaaagaattttaa agcgcttttaaaaatgattttaagtttaattgagTCAAACAATTCCCTTATTGTGATTGCTGCCCTACAAACGCTCAGTAAAATATTACGCAGTACTGAAATGCAGCAAAGCTGGTCAAACTTTTTAGAGTTAATTGTCTTAAAATATATCGATAACTATAAGACGAGCAAGGAG gtccaACGCGAGATTGATTTGATGATTCCACGATTGGCGCGCGTCTTACCACTCGAACCAACAGTCGCCATTTTAAATCCCGTCATCGCTACAGGCGAATATCCCTGCAATTTGTGTGCATTGAAGCTTTTAACGGAAATCGTCGACACCCAAGGGCAAGATATGAACGAAGGGCAGTTGGATTTATTGATGCCAAATATCGCAAGA ttaaccGAGGATCAGCAGTCAATGGTGCGCAAAGCAGCCGTTTTTTGTATTGTCAAGTTGTATGTTAAGATGGGCGAGGACAAAGTCAAGCCGAAGCTTCAGCTATTGAACTCTAGCAAAATAAG atTGTTGAACGTGTACATCCAGAAAGCGCTAAGTGGGACAAAATCGACATCATGA